A section of the Clostridium omnivorum genome encodes:
- a CDS encoding DUF4430 domain-containing protein, translated as MLKKKGILIFVVLLISVAAIFFANEMQKKLVSNEVASKTGSTVLQGDLKENTNEDSKKDANANTQNTDKASNNEAKNEETKDASKTTQQNSSDKVNETSKQSTSKTVAPKSSNTNTAASTNSSTSTNASQTSNGGTNSNQSPNFIVMDEVNNKVICSTRVNFQGRNVADITKDTLTKFNINYSYVSGYFRSINGIRERSLNPSTDGWCYYIKDKKPSIGSSDFTPEDNATITWKYVKDGTKP; from the coding sequence ATGTTGAAGAAAAAAGGTATATTAATTTTTGTAGTTTTACTAATATCTGTAGCAGCAATATTCTTTGCAAATGAAATGCAAAAAAAGCTAGTTAGTAACGAAGTAGCAAGTAAAACTGGGTCAACAGTATTACAAGGTGATTTAAAAGAAAATACAAATGAAGATTCTAAAAAAGATGCTAATGCCAATACACAAAATACAGACAAAGCTAGTAATAATGAAGCTAAAAACGAAGAAACGAAAGATGCCAGCAAAACTACTCAGCAGAATAGTTCGGATAAAGTTAATGAAACTAGTAAGCAAAGTACATCAAAAACCGTAGCACCAAAGAGCAGCAATACAAATACTGCAGCAAGCACAAATAGTTCTACAAGTACAAATGCTTCACAAACTTCGAATGGTGGCACTAATTCAAATCAAAGCCCAAACTTTATTGTTATGGATGAAGTTAATAATAAAGTTATTTGTTCAACAAGAGTTAATTTTCAAGGAAGAAATGTAGCAGATATAACTAAAGATACTTTGACTAAATTTAATATTAATTATTCTTATGTATCAGGATATTTTAGATCAATTAATGGAATTAGAGAAAGATCTTTAAACCCAAGTACTGATGGATGGTGTTATTATATAAAAGATAAAAAACCATCTATAGGCTCCAGTGATTTTACTCCAGAAGACAATGCTACAATTACGTGGAAGTATGTTAAGGATGGAACAAAACCATAA
- a CDS encoding DUF4430 domain-containing protein — protein MKTKKIFLNSIFTITMVILITAMQLMGAGLRVKAVENPTAHLRIEGLTSTMVSGDIKGSNAFEMVKTLLQNNNIKMETDPKYPTYITTIGDLTAKYPSGWNYYVKNSTKIITPNVGMDQYIPQEGDYIVLYYGTYETPYINNIKFTPNIVKENENITITFSYDYVKYDPVTYVGTNTNMPIANAVVVIDDLLPMATNNKGEINLPFGLSKGQHTYKISGYRTNDIPTVVMDKGTFTIDGVNSPSMNYSDAAYANKVVEIDNTKVVKSIDTETAATSNYIKNTSDAWSAISLSKLGIKPNEQFIQDSMKDIKENGIKDLYNTDVEKLIMGLVACGYSPYNFAGHDLVAELFNKDKSEFFSNDIIFGLITMNYLNIDGKNYKINRDTLVKQILSSKLSYNIGTTPVVGWTYYGSTIDPDLTGITLSALAPYYSTNSDVKATVDNVVKTLSALQNISGYIPSQYGNASESISFVIIGLTSLGINPEDGMFKKEKGDLVSALLSFKGTDGQYKHELTGTNNKIATEEAFRALVSLEEFKKSGKFNLYSTNVDLSTLKVYGTEQTTVNTTASNTAQNSSSKELPQTGTFVDFNIELTFGFILIAFGAFGVLFRNKKTN, from the coding sequence ATGAAAACAAAGAAAATATTTTTAAATAGTATTTTCACAATTACAATGGTTATTCTAATTACAGCTATGCAGCTTATGGGTGCTGGATTAAGAGTTAAAGCTGTAGAAAATCCAACAGCGCACTTAAGAATAGAAGGCTTAACATCAACTATGGTTTCTGGTGATATTAAGGGTTCCAACGCCTTTGAAATGGTGAAGACACTTCTTCAAAATAATAATATAAAGATGGAAACAGATCCTAAATATCCAACTTATATCACTACTATTGGAGATTTAACTGCCAAGTATCCAAGCGGATGGAACTATTATGTAAAAAATTCTACTAAGATAATAACACCAAATGTAGGTATGGACCAATATATTCCACAGGAAGGTGACTATATTGTTTTATATTATGGAACATATGAAACTCCATATATTAATAATATAAAGTTTACACCTAATATAGTTAAAGAAAATGAAAATATTACTATTACTTTTAGCTATGATTATGTAAAATACGATCCTGTAACTTATGTAGGTACTAATACAAATATGCCAATAGCAAATGCTGTTGTGGTTATAGATGACTTGCTTCCAATGGCAACTAATAATAAAGGTGAAATAAACTTACCTTTTGGACTTTCAAAGGGGCAGCATACATATAAGATAAGTGGGTATAGAACTAATGATATACCAACTGTTGTTATGGATAAAGGTACATTTACTATTGATGGAGTTAATTCACCAAGCATGAACTATTCTGATGCTGCTTATGCAAACAAAGTAGTAGAAATAGATAACACAAAGGTTGTAAAAAGCATTGATACTGAAACAGCTGCAACTTCAAATTATATAAAAAATACTTCTGATGCTTGGAGTGCTATAAGCTTAAGCAAGCTTGGTATTAAGCCAAATGAGCAATTTATTCAAGATTCAATGAAGGATATAAAAGAAAATGGAATAAAAGATTTATACAATACTGATGTTGAAAAGCTGATTATGGGTCTTGTTGCCTGTGGGTATAGTCCATATAATTTTGCTGGGCATGATTTAGTTGCAGAATTATTCAATAAGGATAAAAGCGAATTTTTCAGCAATGATATAATTTTTGGGTTAATAACAATGAACTACTTAAATATTGATGGCAAGAATTATAAGATAAACAGAGATACATTAGTAAAACAAATTTTAAGCAGCAAGTTAAGCTACAACATTGGAACAACTCCAGTTGTAGGATGGACATATTATGGAAGCACTATAGATCCAGATTTAACGGGTATAACCTTAAGTGCACTGGCACCTTATTATTCAACTAATAGTGATGTAAAAGCCACAGTTGATAATGTAGTAAAAACACTATCAGCTTTGCAAAATATAAGTGGCTATATTCCAAGCCAATACGGAAATGCTAGTGAGAGTATATCCTTTGTAATTATAGGACTAACTTCCTTAGGAATTAATCCTGAAGATGGCATGTTTAAAAAAGAAAAGGGCGATTTAGTTTCAGCATTACTATCTTTTAAAGGAACTGATGGGCAATATAAACATGAGTTAACTGGTACAAATAATAAAATTGCCACTGAAGAGGCTTTTAGAGCACTAGTATCTTTAGAGGAATTTAAAAAGTCAGGAAAGTTTAACTTATATTCTACTAATGTGGATTTATCAACTCTAAAGGTATATGGAACAGAGCAGACAACAGTAAATACAACTGCATCAAATACAGCACAAAATTCTTCTTCAAAAGAACTTCCACAAACAGGAACTTTTGTAGATTTTAATATTGAATTAACTTTTGGATTTATCTTAATAGCATTTGGAGCTTTTGGAGTGCTATTTAGAAATAAAAAGACTAACTAA